GTATCGGAAGCTCGGCGACTCGATGTGAATGATGCCGTCGGGCGTGTGCGTGTGCAGCCAGTAGAAGCACTGTCCGACGAGCGGGCGGCCGACGTCGTCGGGAACGGTCACCGGTTTACCGTGATCGAAGATCGCGAGGTGCTGGTGAATGTGCAGCACCGAGCCCTCCATCTGATCGCAGCGGATCCCGTCGACCGGCTGCCCGGCGGGGATCGCGGCGCGCGCGGCACCGGCGGAGGCCAGCATGCCGAGCGCGAGCAGGAAGACGAACGGCTTGAACGGTCGCATGATCGCTGTTGGTAACGCGCTTTCCGGATCGGACGTTCCTGCTCGCTTTAGGCCTGAGGCCCGCGCAGCGCGTACTGGGCAGCGAGCTGGCGGGCGATCTCGGCCGCACTGCGGCGGGCTTCTTCGGGCGCGATCACTTCCGCTTCGGCGCCCCAGCGCAGCGACCAGCGCACGATCTCGAGCGGGTCGGCGACGCGGTACGTGATCTCGACGCCGCCGTCCGGACGGCGCTCGACGCGCCGCTCGCGCGCGACGCTCGACGCGGCGACGACCGCTTTCGCGATCAGCGGCGAGAAGCGGACCGTCACCTCGGTCGTCGTCCCGGCGTGGAAGACGCCGCTGACGGAGTTGGCGCCGTACGCCTCGAGGTTGAAGTCAGCCGGCTTCTCGTACGTCTGCGGCGTGATCGCAACGTCGCCGACGTTGTCGACGGCGAAGACGCGCATGTCGCTGCGCGTGTGGTCGTAGCCGACCAGATAGACGCGGCCGTTCGAGACGATGAACCCGTACGGGTCGACGCGCCGCTGCGTGCGCGCACCGCGCTTGTCGGTGTAGCCGAAGGTGACGCGCCGCCGCTCGCGCTCGGCGCCCTGCAGCTGCTCGAAGACCCGCTCGACCGCGGCGTCCATCGCGACGGCTTCGAACCGAATCGCGAGCGAGCTGCTCTCGACCGCCACTTCGGCGCGCCGGTCGCTCGAGCGCAGCAGCTTCTGCGTCGTCTCCTCGATCGCGGTGGCGAAGGTTCCGCCGAGCGAGGAGCCGAGCCGCTTCAGCGTGACGAGCCCGAGCAGCTCGCGGTGCGAGAGGTTGAGGCGGCGCAGACTGTACCCTTCGGCGAACCGGTACGTCCCGTGGGCCCGGTCGAAAAACCAAGGAAAACCGGCGTCGGAGAGGACGCTCAAATAGCGCCGCAGGGTGCGCGTGCTGGGCGGCTTCTCGTCCGCGATCTGGTCCTTGAGCTCTTCGAACGTGAAGCGCCCCTCGTCGATCGCGCTGAGCAGCCGCACGAGCAGGACGACTTTCGGTTCGGCCCGTTCCTCGGCCACGCCCGGGTTCTTCTTCATCTTCGAACAGTGTCCGTGCGGCTTTTCGTAGGGTGGGGAGCCCGCGCGAAGAATCGGTCCCGGAACGCAGCCCGACACTCGGTAAGGAGCACCATGGACGACCACCGACCGGACACCTCCGTCGACCGGAGAGAATTCATGCGCCGCACCGGCGCCCTCGGGATCGCCGGCGCCGCCGCGCTCGGCTTCCCGCTTCTCGAGACGCGCAACGCAGCCGCGGCGCCGCTTCTTCCGCCGCGCGACGTGATCGCGGCCGGCGGCGGCGCGACGGTGAAGATCGGCCACATCGACGGCTTCTCAGGCGTGTACGCGGCGGCGTCCCAGTCGCAGCAGCACGGGATGGAAGTCGCCGTCGCCCAGCAGATGCGCAAGAACAGCCGCATCAAGTACGAGATCGTCAAAGGGGACGACGCGAACAAGGCGGCGACCGGGACGACCGAGGCCAAACGGCTCATCTTGCAAGAGAAGGTCGACCTCCTCACCGGCTGCCTCAGCTCGGCAGTCGGGCTGGCCGTCTCCGCTACCGCGTCGGAGAACAACACGTTCTTCCTGGCGATCGGGACACACGACACGAACATCACGGGGCCGAAAGCGCACCGCGTGACGTTCCGCCAGACCTGCTCGAACGCGATGCTCGCGAACGCGGTCGGCCCGGCGCTGCTCAAAAAAGGCAAACGCTGGTACTTCCTGATCGCCGACTATGCGTTCGGTACCGACGGCCACGAACGTCTGAAGAGAATCCTGC
This Candidatus Eremiobacterota bacterium DNA region includes the following protein-coding sequences:
- a CDS encoding WYL domain-containing protein, with product MAEERAEPKVVLLVRLLSAIDEGRFTFEELKDQIADEKPPSTRTLRRYLSVLSDAGFPWFFDRAHGTYRFAEGYSLRRLNLSHRELLGLVTLKRLGSSLGGTFATAIEETTQKLLRSSDRRAEVAVESSSLAIRFEAVAMDAAVERVFEQLQGAERERRRVTFGYTDKRGARTQRRVDPYGFIVSNGRVYLVGYDHTRSDMRVFAVDNVGDVAITPQTYEKPADFNLEAYGANSVSGVFHAGTTTEVTVRFSPLIAKAVVAASSVARERRVERRPDGGVEITYRVADPLEIVRWSLRWGAEAEVIAPEEARRSAAEIARQLAAQYALRGPQA